Genomic segment of Candidatus Zixiibacteriota bacterium:
TCTATAATCTGATCATAGTCAAGTCCGCTTATCATTTTTTGTATTGCGACAGAATTTTTTTCGATTCCGGCTATTTTACCATCTTTGATAAAGAGATGGGCGTCGTTTGAAAAACCCAGAGCCGGATCGATAACCCGTCCCCCTTTTATCACAAAATCATATTTCTTGCTGGCCATTATTCTTCCCCTTCTTCTTTGCGACCTGAAAGCAGATAGAGAACAGCCATCCGCACAGCCTGCCCGTTGGTAACTTGCTCCAATATGACGGATTTGTCGCCATCGGCAACTTCGCTGGTAATTTCCACGCCGCGATTAATCGGCCCAGGGTGCATTATGGTGTAATCTTTGTTGAGGCGTCGAAGCCGCTCTTTTGTGATCCCAAAAAGATTTGTGTACTCGCGATTTGAGGGAAACAGTCCCCCTTGCTGGCGTTCCAACTGTATCCGCATGATATTGACCACATCGGCGCCATCAAGGGCTTCATCAATATTTGAGTAAACATCACAGCCAAATTTCTCGACTTCGTAGGGCATAAGTGTGCTCGGCCCGCAAAGCGCAACCGATGCTCCCATTGTTTTCAGCCCCCAAATATTTGAGCGAATAACGCGCGAGTGTTTGACATCGCCAACAAGCACCACGCGAAGTCCGTCGAGTCGGCCGTATTTTTTCCGGATAGTATACATGTCGAGAAGACCTTGGGTGGGATGCTCATGCGCTCCATCGCCGGCATTAATAATATTGGCCTGCATACATTGTGTCAGAAAGTATGGTACCCCGGTCGATTGATGCCGCACGACGACCATATCGATTTTCATGGCTTCGATGTTTTGCACCGTGTCGCGAAGGCTTTCTCCTTTTTTTACCGATGACCCAGAGGGCGAGAAGTTCACCGTGTCAGCAGAGAGACGCTTTTCGGCCAGTTCAAATGAGATGCGAGTGC
This window contains:
- a CDS encoding aspartate carbamoyltransferase catalytic subunit, whose amino-acid sequence is MSLLSSRHLLGLENVPKEDITKILDASDTFSEVLGRTIKKLPTLRGITVVNLFYENSTRTRISFELAEKRLSADTVNFSPSGSSVKKGESLRDTVQNIEAMKIDMVVVRHQSTGVPYFLTQCMQANIINAGDGAHEHPTQGLLDMYTIRKKYGRLDGLRVVLVGDVKHSRVIRSNIWGLKTMGASVALCGPSTLMPYEVEKFGCDVYSNIDEALDGADVVNIMRIQLERQQGGLFPSNREYTNLFGITKERLRRLNKDYTIMHPGPINRGVEITSEVADGDKSVILEQVTNGQAVRMAVLYLLSGRKEEGEE